The Rhizobium leguminosarum genome includes a region encoding these proteins:
- a CDS encoding DUF2059 domain-containing protein yields MMNIAGLGRLAAATVVLSGLAFGSAANAQEVSEEQLKASRAAIDAIGATAQFDNILPGLAERLKAGLIQDSPNYQDVISSTVDAQALALAPRRGDLEKEAALTYAKTFTVDELKAIADFYNSDVGKKLLRDGPVASRETAKAADIWAQGISRDLEKQSNAELSKVIKAPPPATDSPTAPAPAAQQ; encoded by the coding sequence ATGATGAACATTGCAGGTCTTGGCCGTCTCGCCGCTGCGACCGTCGTTCTTTCCGGGCTTGCCTTCGGCTCCGCCGCCAATGCGCAGGAGGTCTCCGAAGAGCAACTGAAGGCTTCCCGCGCGGCGATCGACGCCATCGGCGCCACTGCCCAGTTCGACAACATCCTGCCCGGTCTTGCCGAGCGCCTGAAGGCCGGCCTGATCCAGGATTCGCCCAATTACCAGGACGTTATTTCGTCGACAGTCGACGCGCAGGCGCTGGCGCTGGCGCCGCGCCGCGGCGATCTGGAGAAGGAGGCGGCACTCACCTATGCCAAGACCTTCACCGTCGACGAGCTGAAGGCGATCGCCGACTTCTATAATTCCGACGTCGGCAAGAAGCTGCTGCGCGATGGCCCGGTCGCCTCGCGCGAGACAGCGAAGGCTGCCGACATCTGGGCGCAGGGCATTTCCCGCGACCTGGAAAAGCAGAGCAACGCCGAGCTTTCCAAGGTCATCAAGGCGCCGCCGCCGGCAACCGACAGCCCGACCGCTCCGGCACCGGCTGCCCAGCAGTAA
- a CDS encoding L,D-transpeptidase family protein, with the protein MTFVFKSAASALAISCGVAVMSAAPAHAYTLMDMLRGDRQRTQSTIFMDQMPPGRVGQRGGVGGSLGGLDPEAPLPKVSGPRYYTYKTETLQFVDTGRFADPVVTGAVADVSGSGDAAAEPAVQRRFLAQAKVRANADVAKALEAYYGDSRNPLVWVEGNQINDRAKSAILVLADASSVGLDPADYAVQTPDIDPANPDPAFRDRALTQFELDLSAKVLAFVQDTVRGRIDPNKISGYHDFQRKVVNLAPVLKLARMSPDVDAYIASRSPDSPQFQALKAELAKLRAADGGNEERIVVSLDRLLRPGDSSPEIANIVKAIGKHGSETLRTDHAATLAAYAGSIDYSPDIVSLVEDFQKERGLKPDGVIGQATVRAMTGGDTNASKIDKLVVAMEQARWLPEDLGSRYVMINQPAYMVYYHNDGKEQLSMRVVVGGKNNQTYFFDDEIETVEFNPFWGVPQSIIINEMLPKLRSDPNYLDQLGYEVEVNGHAVASSSVDWYGSTNNVSVRQPPSSDNALGELKILFPNSHAIYMHDTPSKSFFKRDMRALSHGCVRLADPRAMAAAVLGTTVDDVAKQIASGQNHAVRVPQKIPVYVSYFTAWPNKDGVVEYFDDVYGRDAYVDKAFDATSMARGAQI; encoded by the coding sequence ATGACCTTCGTTTTTAAAAGCGCGGCATCCGCGTTGGCAATTTCCTGCGGCGTGGCAGTGATGAGCGCCGCTCCCGCGCATGCTTACACACTGATGGATATGCTGCGCGGCGACAGGCAGCGGACCCAGAGCACTATCTTCATGGACCAGATGCCGCCCGGCCGCGTAGGCCAGCGGGGCGGCGTCGGCGGATCGCTCGGCGGGCTCGACCCGGAAGCGCCGCTGCCGAAAGTGAGCGGTCCGCGCTATTACACCTATAAAACCGAGACGCTGCAGTTCGTCGATACCGGCAGGTTCGCCGATCCGGTCGTCACCGGCGCGGTTGCCGATGTTTCGGGCAGCGGCGATGCCGCCGCCGAACCCGCCGTGCAGCGCCGTTTCCTGGCGCAGGCCAAGGTGCGCGCCAATGCCGACGTCGCAAAGGCGCTCGAAGCCTATTACGGCGACAGCCGCAATCCGCTCGTCTGGGTCGAGGGCAACCAGATCAACGACCGCGCCAAGTCGGCGATACTGGTACTTGCCGATGCGTCCTCCGTTGGCCTCGACCCGGCGGATTACGCCGTCCAGACGCCTGATATCGATCCGGCCAATCCCGATCCCGCCTTCCGCGACCGGGCGCTGACACAGTTCGAGCTCGATCTCTCGGCCAAAGTGCTGGCGTTCGTGCAGGACACGGTGCGCGGCCGCATCGATCCGAACAAGATCTCCGGCTATCACGATTTCCAGCGCAAGGTGGTCAATCTGGCCCCGGTGCTGAAGCTTGCCCGCATGAGCCCAGATGTCGACGCCTACATCGCCAGCCGCTCGCCTGATAGTCCGCAATTCCAGGCGCTGAAGGCGGAGCTTGCCAAGCTTCGCGCCGCCGACGGCGGCAATGAGGAGCGAATCGTCGTTTCGCTCGACAGGCTGCTGAGGCCTGGCGACAGCTCGCCGGAGATCGCCAATATCGTCAAGGCGATCGGCAAGCACGGTTCCGAAACGCTGAGGACCGATCATGCAGCAACGCTTGCTGCTTACGCCGGCAGCATCGACTATTCGCCCGACATCGTTTCGCTGGTCGAGGATTTCCAGAAAGAGCGTGGGCTGAAGCCCGATGGCGTCATCGGACAGGCGACGGTGCGCGCCATGACCGGCGGCGATACCAATGCCTCGAAGATCGACAAGCTCGTTGTCGCCATGGAGCAGGCGCGCTGGCTGCCGGAGGATCTCGGTTCCCGTTACGTCATGATCAACCAGCCTGCCTACATGGTCTACTACCACAATGACGGCAAGGAACAGCTGTCGATGCGCGTGGTGGTCGGCGGCAAGAATAACCAGACCTATTTCTTCGACGACGAAATCGAGACGGTCGAGTTCAACCCGTTCTGGGGCGTGCCGCAGTCGATCATCATCAACGAGATGCTGCCGAAGCTGCGCTCGGATCCGAACTATCTCGACCAGCTCGGTTATGAGGTCGAAGTGAACGGCCACGCCGTCGCCTCGTCGAGCGTCGACTGGTACGGCTCGACCAACAATGTTTCGGTGCGCCAGCCGCCAAGCAGCGACAATGCGCTCGGCGAACTGAAGATCCTGTTCCCGAACAGCCACGCGATCTACATGCACGACACGCCGTCGAAGAGTTTCTTCAAGCGCGACATGCGGGCGCTGAGCCACGGTTGCGTACGCCTTGCCGATCCGCGGGCGATGGCGGCCGCCGTGCTCGGCACGACGGTCGACGACGTCGCCAAGCAGATCGCCAGCGGGCAGAATCATGCGGTGCGTGTGCCGCAAAAGATCCCGGTCTATGTGTCCTACTTCACCGCCTGGCCGAACAAGGACGGCGTGGTGGAATATTTCGACGACGTCTACGGCCGCGACGCTTATGTCGACAAGGCTTTCGATGCGACGAGCATGGCGCGTGGGGCGCAGATCTGA
- a CDS encoding acylphosphatase has translation MSDHDKAVRVRISGKVQGVGFRYWTRDEAVRLGLTGWVRNEEDGAVVAVIAGPDTAITTMIERFRRGPLGASVSGVETEAAQLEKKPSEFRISR, from the coding sequence ATGTCCGATCATGATAAGGCCGTCCGAGTGCGGATATCCGGCAAGGTCCAGGGTGTCGGTTTTCGCTATTGGACGCGCGACGAGGCGGTCCGGCTCGGTTTGACGGGCTGGGTTCGCAATGAAGAGGACGGGGCGGTCGTCGCAGTGATCGCAGGACCCGACACCGCCATCACGACAATGATCGAGCGTTTCAGGCGCGGGCCTTTGGGGGCGTCGGTTTCGGGCGTCGAGACGGAAGCAGCCCAGCTTGAGAAGAAGCCGTCGGAATTCCGCATTAGCCGCTGA
- a CDS encoding alpha/beta hydrolase, whose amino-acid sequence MANFALDVTRLGFSLLQAVSPDLAGRAAFRLFCRTPSAKPKGAKAKAAHVAGAVRLADAERFTLRLAGGRQAHAYRLNGGARGKRKRYLVTHGWGSSAAYMAELVSMLSATGAEVVALDFPGHGRSGGRFLHMGLAVETIAAAEARFGAFDATIGHSFGGAALMVSAAGLLPGVAPFGGDRLVLIGAPSEMGWLFTDFGRMIGLRPATQAALENEVHRVTGRRLEDFDAGEAAGAIGRPVLVIHAEDDKEVSSLHARRYGAAGKGVRLLWANGFGHRRIIGAAPVLAAIAAFLGGDQGVGEVPDESIKKDAEIIPFFELPAKRAAL is encoded by the coding sequence ATGGCAAACTTTGCGCTTGACGTCACCCGCCTCGGGTTTTCGCTGCTGCAGGCGGTTTCGCCTGATCTGGCAGGCAGAGCGGCGTTCCGCTTGTTCTGCCGGACGCCATCGGCAAAGCCGAAGGGAGCAAAGGCGAAAGCGGCGCATGTGGCGGGCGCGGTCCGGCTTGCCGATGCCGAACGTTTTACCCTCCGGCTCGCCGGCGGGCGCCAAGCGCATGCCTATCGGCTGAACGGCGGTGCGAGGGGCAAACGCAAGCGTTATCTGGTGACGCATGGCTGGGGATCGAGCGCGGCCTATATGGCCGAACTCGTTTCGATGCTTTCGGCGACAGGCGCGGAGGTCGTGGCGCTCGATTTTCCCGGCCACGGCCGCTCGGGCGGGCGCTTCCTGCATATGGGGCTTGCGGTCGAGACGATCGCGGCGGCCGAGGCGCGCTTTGGCGCATTCGATGCGACGATCGGTCATTCCTTCGGCGGTGCGGCGCTAATGGTCTCAGCGGCAGGCCTCCTGCCTGGCGTGGCGCCTTTTGGCGGCGACCGCCTGGTGCTGATCGGCGCGCCGAGCGAGATGGGCTGGCTGTTTACCGATTTCGGCCGGATGATCGGCCTTCGCCCTGCGACGCAAGCGGCGCTGGAGAACGAGGTCCATCGCGTCACCGGACGGAGACTTGAGGATTTCGACGCCGGCGAGGCGGCGGGCGCCATCGGCCGGCCGGTGCTCGTCATCCATGCCGAGGACGACAAGGAAGTGTCGTCTCTCCATGCCAGGCGCTATGGCGCGGCGGGGAAGGGCGTTCGGCTTCTCTGGGCGAACGGCTTCGGCCACCGGCGCATCATCGGCGCCGCACCGGTTCTTGCCGCGATCGCGGCTTTTCTCGGCGGCGATCAGGGCGTGGGTGAAGTACCCGACGAAAGCATCAAAAAAGATGCGGAGATCATTCCGTTTTTTGAGCTTCCGGCAAAACGCGCGGCATTGTAG
- a CDS encoding VCBS domain-containing protein, whose amino-acid sequence MTNAKPTAVDDLLVFFEDNWIRGNLLRLSSDPEGADMYVRFVNGVRIDAKHGPDHETIIRGEYGTFKLKPDGHFEYELDYTLDVVKNLTKYDQLIEKLSFKMSDGSGGTDLGVLTLAIDGVNEGEKYHEILDFDDLGVTSRADNFSLPDYRNFALSVNGSHEVTLLNGYVYDTIPGVDAITEDGFSDTVLSPGSAPVSLKMLDGGEFTFQSVSIAELSAAPFHLTLTALNDGQIVYQQELEVTGPTLEVNLEDIEEIRFDFMGNSVVMDNFSLFALL is encoded by the coding sequence ATGACAAATGCAAAGCCAACTGCTGTCGACGACCTTCTCGTTTTTTTCGAAGACAATTGGATCCGTGGGAATCTGCTGCGCCTCTCCAGCGATCCCGAGGGAGCGGACATGTATGTTCGCTTCGTCAATGGCGTGCGTATCGACGCCAAACATGGGCCTGACCACGAAACGATCATAAGGGGCGAATACGGAACCTTCAAACTGAAACCTGACGGTCACTTCGAGTACGAGCTGGACTACACGCTCGACGTCGTGAAAAATTTAACGAAATACGATCAGCTCATCGAGAAGTTGAGCTTCAAGATGTCCGATGGCTCAGGGGGCACGGACCTCGGCGTGCTGACCCTTGCGATCGACGGCGTCAACGAAGGCGAAAAATACCACGAAATCCTGGATTTCGACGATTTGGGCGTCACATCGAGGGCCGATAATTTCTCTCTGCCTGATTATCGCAACTTTGCGCTCTCGGTGAATGGAAGCCACGAGGTGACGCTTCTGAACGGGTATGTCTATGATACCATCCCGGGTGTCGACGCCATCACCGAGGACGGTTTCAGCGATACCGTTCTATCGCCGGGTTCTGCGCCCGTAAGCTTGAAAATGCTCGATGGCGGGGAGTTCACCTTTCAGAGCGTTTCGATTGCCGAATTGTCGGCAGCGCCCTTTCACCTGACGCTCACCGCGCTGAACGACGGCCAGATCGTTTATCAGCAGGAGCTCGAGGTCACCGGCCCCACTCTCGAGGTCAATCTCGAAGACATCGAAGAAATCCGGTTCGATTTCATGGGCAATTCCGTCGTGATGGACAACTTTTCGCTTTTTGCCTTGCTATAG
- a CDS encoding HAD family hydrolase produces the protein MPLTPVPARPALVVFDLDGTLLDTHVDLVESLNHTIAALDLEPVSYDDLTHLVGQGARVMIERACRLRGHPLDSDALPPLVERFVAHYAGNMPGHTEPYPGLVAAMDRLKSQGYRLAVCTNKMESLALGLLDKLDLTRYFDAITGGDSFEYRKPDARHLTGTIERAGGDIARTVMIGDSVNDIAVARNAGVPSIAVPFGYSDVPVSSLDPGVIITHFDELTPELVETLLREYAEKVAV, from the coding sequence ATGCCCTTGACCCCTGTTCCCGCTCGCCCGGCGCTCGTCGTCTTCGATCTCGACGGCACCCTTCTCGATACCCATGTGGATCTGGTCGAGAGCCTGAACCATACGATCGCGGCCCTTGACCTCGAGCCGGTCAGTTACGACGACCTCACCCATCTCGTCGGCCAGGGCGCGCGCGTGATGATCGAGCGCGCCTGCCGGCTGCGCGGTCATCCGCTCGACAGCGACGCGCTGCCGCCGCTGGTCGAGCGTTTCGTCGCCCATTATGCCGGCAATATGCCCGGCCATACCGAGCCATATCCCGGCCTGGTCGCCGCCATGGACCGGCTGAAATCGCAGGGTTACCGCCTCGCCGTCTGCACCAACAAGATGGAGAGCCTGGCGCTCGGCCTGCTCGACAAGCTCGATCTCACCCGATATTTCGACGCCATCACCGGCGGCGACAGCTTCGAATACCGCAAGCCCGACGCCCGCCACCTCACCGGCACCATCGAACGCGCCGGCGGCGACATCGCCCGCACAGTGATGATCGGCGACAGCGTCAACGACATCGCCGTGGCGAGAAACGCCGGCGTACCGTCGATCGCCGTGCCTTTCGGCTATTCCGACGTGCCGGTTTCAAGCCTCGATCCGGGTGTTATCATCACCCATTTCGATGAGTTGACACCGGAGTTGGTGGAAACGCTGTTGCGGGAATATGCGGAGAAGGTTGCCGTCTGA
- a CDS encoding fumarate hydratase: MADDLFPLGKDTTPYRKLSGDHVSVDTFKGQEILTVEPEGIRLLAETAFADINHLLRPGHLKQLASILDDPEATDNDRFVAYDLLKNANISAGGVLPMCQDTGTAIIMGKKGRRVWTEGEDTAALARGVMDAYEKKNLRYSQLAPIKMFEEKNTKNNLPAQIDIYEEGTDAYEFLFVAKGGGSANKTFLYQGTPSLLTHDRMIDFLKEKILTLGTAACPPYHLAIVIGGTSAEMNLKTVKLASTRYLDELPTEGSESGHAFRDVEMEKEIHKLTQQMGVGAQFGGKYFCHDVRVIRLPRHGASLPIGLGVSCSADRQAKGRITRDGIFVEQLETDPSKYMPEIDEAKLSESMVRIDLNRPMAEVLAELSRHPVKTRLSLTGTIIVARDLAHAKIRERLEKGEGMPDYLKNHPVYYAGPAKTPVGYASGSFGPTTAGRMDSYVDQFQSFGGSMVMLAKGNRSRAVREACKKHGGFYLGSIGGPAARLAQDCIRKVEVFEYPELGMEAVWKIEVEDFPAFIVIDDKGNDFFQELNLG; the protein is encoded by the coding sequence ATGGCTGACGATCTCTTCCCCCTCGGCAAGGATACCACCCCCTATCGCAAGCTCAGCGGCGACCATGTCTCGGTCGACACGTTCAAGGGCCAGGAGATCCTGACCGTCGAGCCGGAGGGGATCCGCCTGCTGGCCGAAACCGCCTTTGCCGACATCAACCATCTGCTGCGCCCCGGCCACCTGAAGCAGCTCGCCTCGATCCTCGACGATCCCGAGGCGACCGACAATGACCGTTTCGTCGCCTACGATCTCTTGAAGAACGCCAATATATCAGCCGGCGGCGTGCTGCCCATGTGCCAGGACACCGGCACGGCGATCATCATGGGCAAGAAAGGCCGCAGGGTCTGGACCGAAGGCGAGGATACGGCAGCGCTCGCCCGCGGCGTCATGGACGCCTACGAGAAGAAGAACCTGCGTTATTCGCAGCTGGCGCCCATCAAGATGTTCGAGGAGAAGAACACCAAAAACAACCTGCCGGCCCAGATCGACATCTATGAGGAAGGCACCGACGCCTACGAATTCCTCTTCGTCGCCAAAGGCGGCGGCTCGGCCAACAAGACCTTCCTCTATCAGGGCACGCCCTCGCTCCTGACCCATGACCGCATGATCGACTTCCTTAAGGAGAAGATCCTGACGTTAGGGACGGCAGCCTGTCCCCCCTACCATCTGGCAATCGTCATCGGCGGCACCTCGGCCGAGATGAACCTGAAAACCGTCAAGCTCGCCTCCACCCGCTATCTCGACGAGTTGCCGACCGAAGGTTCCGAGAGCGGCCACGCTTTTCGCGACGTCGAGATGGAGAAGGAAATCCACAAGCTGACCCAGCAGATGGGCGTCGGCGCCCAGTTCGGCGGCAAGTATTTCTGTCATGACGTGCGTGTCATCCGCCTGCCCCGCCACGGCGCCTCGCTGCCGATCGGCCTCGGCGTCTCCTGTTCCGCCGACCGTCAGGCCAAGGGCCGCATCACCCGCGACGGCATCTTCGTCGAGCAACTCGAAACCGATCCGTCGAAATACATGCCCGAGATCGACGAGGCGAAACTGTCGGAATCCATGGTGCGCATTGATCTCAACCGGCCGATGGCCGAGGTGCTCGCCGAACTCTCCCGACATCCCGTCAAGACACGGCTGTCCTTGACCGGCACCATCATCGTCGCCCGCGACCTCGCCCATGCCAAGATCCGCGAACGGCTGGAAAAAGGCGAAGGCATGCCCGATTACCTGAAAAACCACCCGGTCTATTATGCCGGTCCCGCCAAGACGCCGGTCGGCTACGCCTCCGGCTCCTTCGGCCCGACGACGGCCGGCCGCATGGACAGTTACGTCGATCAGTTCCAGTCCTTCGGCGGCTCGATGGTGATGCTCGCCAAGGGCAACCGTTCGCGCGCCGTGCGCGAAGCCTGCAAGAAACACGGCGGCTTCTATCTCGGCTCGATCGGCGGCCCCGCCGCCCGTCTTGCCCAGGACTGTATCCGCAAGGTCGAGGTCTTCGAATATCCCGAACTCGGCATGGAAGCGGTCTGGAAGATCGAAGTCGAAGACTTCCCGGCCTTCATCGTTATTGACGACAAGGGCAATGATTTCTTCCAGGAGCTGAATTTGGGGTGA
- a CDS encoding pyridoxamine 5'-phosphate oxidase family protein: protein MKIISSIEELNTIYGAGLSPASVTKVTKQLTPLYREMIEISPFAALATVGPEGLDCSPRGDLGGVVRVADDETLHLPDWRGNNRVDSLSNIVRDPRLALMFLIPGSNTTMRINGRGVVSDDEALLSSFEMDGKHPRTVVVISIDEVYFQCARAVMRAKLWNGEHFVDPAKLPTPGQMLKAATGDFDQETYDREWPGRAAKTMW, encoded by the coding sequence ATGAAAATCATCAGCAGCATCGAAGAGCTCAATACGATCTATGGCGCCGGACTTTCGCCGGCCTCGGTAACCAAGGTGACGAAGCAATTGACCCCGCTCTATCGGGAGATGATCGAGATCTCACCGTTTGCGGCGCTTGCGACCGTCGGGCCGGAAGGGCTCGATTGTTCACCGCGCGGCGATCTCGGCGGCGTGGTGCGCGTCGCCGACGACGAGACGCTGCATCTGCCGGATTGGCGCGGCAACAACCGGGTCGATTCGCTCTCCAACATCGTGCGCGATCCGCGGCTGGCGCTGATGTTCCTGATCCCCGGCTCGAACACGACGATGCGCATCAACGGCCGCGGCGTCGTCTCCGACGATGAGGCGCTGCTTTCGAGCTTCGAGATGGACGGCAAACACCCGCGCACCGTCGTCGTCATCTCGATTGACGAGGTCTATTTCCAATGCGCGCGCGCCGTAATGAGGGCCAAGCTCTGGAATGGAGAACACTTCGTCGATCCGGCGAAGCTGCCGACGCCCGGGCAGATGCTGAAGGCCGCAACCGGCGATTTCGACCAGGAAACCTACGACCGGGAATGGCCGGGGCGGGCGGCGAAGACGATGTGGTAA
- the fumC gene encoding class II fumarate hydratase, with translation MTATRTETDTFGPIDVAADRYWGAQAERSLGNFKIGWEKQPLSIVRALGIVKQAAARANMALDQLDPALGKAIVEAAQEVIDGKLNDHFPLVVWQTGSGTQSNMNANEVISNRAIEMLGGVMGSKKPVHPNDHVNMSQSSNDTYPTAMHIACAEQIAHHLLPALKHLHAALDMKVTEFSHIIKIGRTHTQDATPLTLGQEFSGYAAQVGSAIKRIEMTLPGLCELAQGGTAVGTGLNAPVGFAEKVAEEIAAITGMPFVTAPNKFEALASHDSMVFSHGAINAAAAALFKIANDIRLLGSGPRAGLGELALPENEPGSSIMPGKVNPTQCEALTQVCIHIFGNNAALTFADSQGHFELNVYNPMMAYNFLQSVQLLADAAVSFTDNCVVGIEAREDNIKAGLERSLMLVTALAPKIGYDAAAKIAKTAHKNGTTLKEEALASGLVTSEEYDEIVRPETMIGPK, from the coding sequence ATGACCGCAACCCGCACCGAAACCGATACTTTTGGCCCGATCGACGTCGCTGCCGACCGATATTGGGGCGCCCAGGCCGAGCGTTCGCTCGGCAATTTCAAGATCGGCTGGGAAAAGCAGCCGCTGTCGATCGTGCGCGCGCTCGGCATCGTCAAGCAGGCCGCCGCCCGCGCCAACATGGCGCTCGACCAGCTCGACCCGGCCCTCGGCAAGGCGATCGTCGAGGCTGCCCAGGAAGTGATCGACGGCAAGCTGAACGACCATTTTCCGCTTGTGGTCTGGCAGACCGGTTCTGGCACACAGTCGAACATGAACGCCAATGAAGTGATCTCCAATCGTGCGATAGAAATGCTCGGCGGCGTCATGGGTTCCAAGAAGCCGGTGCATCCGAACGATCACGTCAATATGAGCCAATCGTCGAACGACACCTATCCGACGGCCATGCACATCGCCTGCGCCGAGCAGATCGCCCATCACCTGCTGCCGGCCCTGAAGCACCTGCATGCCGCCCTCGACATGAAGGTCACCGAATTCAGCCACATCATCAAGATCGGCCGCACCCACACCCAGGATGCGACGCCGCTGACGCTCGGCCAGGAATTTTCGGGTTATGCCGCCCAGGTCGGCTCCGCCATCAAGCGCATTGAAATGACCCTGCCCGGCCTTTGCGAGCTAGCCCAGGGCGGTACTGCCGTCGGCACCGGCCTCAACGCGCCGGTGGGCTTTGCCGAAAAGGTCGCCGAAGAGATCGCCGCCATCACAGGTATGCCTTTCGTCACAGCGCCGAACAAGTTCGAGGCGCTCGCCTCGCATGACAGCATGGTCTTTTCGCACGGCGCCATCAATGCGGCGGCGGCCGCCCTCTTCAAGATCGCCAACGACATCCGCCTGCTCGGTTCCGGCCCGCGCGCCGGCCTCGGCGAGCTGGCGCTGCCGGAAAACGAGCCCGGCTCCTCGATCATGCCCGGCAAGGTCAATCCGACCCAGTGCGAAGCGCTGACCCAGGTCTGCATCCATATCTTCGGCAACAACGCGGCTTTGACCTTCGCCGACAGCCAGGGCCATTTCGAACTCAACGTCTACAATCCGATGATGGCCTATAATTTCCTGCAATCGGTGCAGCTGCTCGCCGACGCCGCCGTCTCCTTCACCGACAATTGCGTCGTCGGCATCGAGGCGCGCGAGGACAATATCAAGGCCGGCCTCGAACGCTCGCTGATGCTGGTGACCGCCCTCGCCCCGAAGATCGGCTACGACGCAGCCGCCAAGATCGCCAAAACAGCGCATAAGAACGGCACGACGCTAAAGGAAGAGGCCCTCGCCAGCGGCTTGGTGACCTCGGAAGAGTACGACGAGATCGTGCGCCCGGAAACGATGATCGGGCCGAAGTAG
- the rpiA gene encoding ribose-5-phosphate isomerase RpiA, whose protein sequence is MDAREMKIKAAEAALAHVESGMRLGIGTGSTAEEFVRLLAEKVAGGFRVEGVPTSERTARLCVELGVPLKSLDELPALDLTIDGADEVDQALRLIKGGGGALLREKIVAAASERMIVIADESKLVETLGAFALPIEVNPFGLVSTRIAIEKVAARLGLSGELDLRQSGDGEFTTDGGHHIIDASFGRIPDAEALSSELNSIPGVVEHGLFINMAALAIIAGPAGARTLQANR, encoded by the coding sequence ATGGATGCCCGCGAAATGAAGATCAAGGCCGCCGAGGCCGCACTCGCCCATGTCGAAAGCGGGATGCGTCTCGGGATCGGCACCGGCAGCACGGCGGAAGAATTCGTTCGCCTGCTGGCGGAGAAGGTCGCGGGCGGTTTCAGGGTCGAAGGCGTTCCGACGTCCGAACGAACCGCGCGGCTCTGTGTCGAACTCGGCGTGCCGCTGAAGTCGCTCGACGAACTGCCGGCACTCGACCTGACGATCGATGGCGCCGACGAGGTCGATCAGGCGCTCAGGCTGATCAAAGGCGGCGGCGGCGCACTGTTGCGAGAAAAGATCGTCGCGGCCGCCTCCGAGCGAATGATCGTCATTGCCGACGAGAGCAAGCTGGTGGAAACGCTCGGCGCCTTCGCGCTGCCGATCGAGGTCAATCCATTCGGGCTCGTCTCGACGCGGATCGCCATCGAAAAGGTCGCGGCACGGCTCGGTCTTTCCGGTGAACTCGATCTGCGCCAGTCGGGTGACGGAGAGTTTACCACGGATGGCGGTCATCACATCATCGACGCATCTTTTGGCCGCATTCCTGATGCAGAGGCGCTTTCGAGCGAGCTGAATTCCATACCCGGCGTCGTCGAACACGGGCTCTTTATCAATATGGCGGCACTTGCGATCATTGCCGGTCCTGCGGGTGCGCGCACGCTGCAGGCAAACAGATAA
- a CDS encoding GGDEF domain-containing protein: MNTAVAPKVPVPDVAGQITYAMRSLGVAPIPRNYQLFYEAYIGSNPTLTRELAALGGQVTQAELDALGAQHFTHSPARVFDDAHTRISGELDGLLRILRQEQSSLESYTRLLGETHKRITSKSNASVELIENAIDLLSQATGDTMAHGERTVEDVVQRSQEMDQVRKELDEYKRIANTDSLTRLSNRRAFDDRLAAIFDNSSMRPVTALLLCDIDNFKKINDTYGHPVGDKVLATVASVIRSNVRRDIFVARTGGEEFALIIDGNTPEEVTGIAERIRRTLETTPFKNSRTRVNYGPVTVSIGICMASSAGDAGELYSKTDIALYGAKNAGRNCTILYQDGMQKDFTKSWLIYKT; the protein is encoded by the coding sequence ATGAATACGGCTGTCGCGCCCAAGGTGCCGGTTCCCGACGTTGCGGGTCAGATCACCTATGCCATGCGCTCCCTGGGCGTCGCGCCGATACCGCGCAATTACCAACTCTTCTACGAGGCCTATATCGGCTCCAATCCAACCCTCACCCGCGAGCTCGCGGCCCTCGGCGGCCAGGTGACCCAGGCCGAACTCGATGCGCTCGGCGCGCAGCACTTCACCCACAGCCCGGCCCGTGTCTTCGACGACGCCCATACGCGCATATCAGGCGAACTCGATGGCCTGTTGCGCATTCTCAGGCAGGAGCAGAGTTCGCTGGAAAGCTACACCAGACTGCTCGGCGAGACCCACAAGCGCATCACCTCCAAGAGCAATGCCAGCGTCGAACTGATCGAAAACGCTATCGATCTCCTGAGCCAGGCGACCGGCGACACTATGGCGCATGGCGAACGCACCGTCGAGGACGTCGTCCAGCGCTCGCAGGAGATGGATCAGGTCCGCAAGGAACTCGACGAATACAAGCGCATCGCCAACACCGACTCGCTGACGCGCCTTTCCAACCGCCGCGCCTTCGACGACCGCCTCGCCGCCATCTTCGACAACTCGAGCATGCGGCCGGTGACGGCGCTGCTGCTCTGCGACATCGACAATTTCAAGAAGATAAACGACACCTACGGCCATCCAGTCGGCGACAAGGTGCTCGCCACCGTCGCTTCCGTCATCCGCAGCAATGTCCGTCGCGACATCTTCGTCGCCCGCACCGGCGGCGAGGAGTTCGCCCTCATCATCGATGGCAACACGCCCGAGGAAGTCACCGGCATCGCCGAGCGCATCCGCCGCACGCTGGAGACGACACCCTTCAAGAATTCCCGCACGCGGGTGAATTACGGTCCGGTCACCGTCTCGATCGGCATCTGCATGGCCTCCAGCGCCGGGGATGCCGGCGAACTCTACAGCAAAACCGACATCGCGCTCTACGGCGCCAAGAATGCCGGCCGCAACTGCACCATCCTCTATCAGGACGGCATGCAGAAGGATTTCACCAAGAGCTGGCTGATTTATAAGACGTGA